In Aspergillus luchuensis IFO 4308 DNA, chromosome 1, nearly complete sequence, the following are encoded in one genomic region:
- the dbp8 gene encoding ATP-dependent RNA helicase DBP8 (COG:J;~EggNog:ENOG410PFQM;~InterPro:IPR027417,IPR001650,IPR014014,IPR014001, IPR011545,IPR000629;~PFAM:PF00270,PF00271;~go_function: GO:0003676 - nucleic acid binding [Evidence IEA];~go_function: GO:0004386 - helicase activity [Evidence IEA];~go_function: GO:0005524 - ATP binding [Evidence IEA]), producing MSPSSSPEPVMDDSHESSDSEVEQTDLQSRAPKRRRLSESSTDSYVAPAPLPTLSRIKKKGADEEKKPATSDKDEPVLIKDALEIGLNEAQNSFASLKVAPWLIGSLTTMAVRKPTAIQKACIPEILSGRDCIGGSRTGSGKTIAFSVPMLQKWAEDPFGIFGLVLTPTRELALQIYEQIKAISAPQSMKPLLITGGTDMRPQALALAQRPHVVIATPGRLADHINTSGTDTIRGLKRVRMVVLDEADRLLSPGHGSMLPDVETCLSALPPSSERQTLLFTATLTPEVRALKSMPRPASKPPIFVTEISTENNASIPPTLKQTYLKVPMTHREAFLHVLLSTEANASKPAIIFCNHTKTADLLERMLRRLSHRVTSLHSLLPQSERNANLARFRASAARLLVATDVASRGLDIPSVELVVNFDVPRNPDDYVHRVGRTARAGRKGESVTLVGQRDVSLVLAIEERVGRQMEEWSEEGVSVEGRVVRTGVLKEVGEAKREANGEIEEGRDVLGRKRNKLKKVR from the exons ATGTCGCCCTCCAGCTCCCCAGAGCCCGTTATGGACGATTCCCACGAATCCTCCGACTCGGAGGTCGAGCAGACCGATCTGCAATCCCGCGCCCCCAAGAGAAGACGTCTTTCGGAGTCTTCCACCGACTCTTACGTTGCCCCGGCGCCGCTCCCCACTCTCTCCCgtatcaagaagaagggcgcagatgaagagaagaagcccgccaCATCGGATAAAGACGAGCCCGTCCTGATCAAAGATGCGCTGGAGATTGGTCTCAACGAAGCGCAGAACTCCTTCGCCTCTCTCAAAGTGGCGCCGTGGTTGATCGGTTCCCTAACCACCATGGCCGTGCGCAAACCAACCGCTATTCAGAAAGCTTGTATCCCCGAGATCCTGAGCGGCCGGGACTGCATTGGTGGAAGCCGGACTGGTTCCGGTAAGACCATTGCCTTCTCAGTCCCCATGCTGCAGAAATGGGCGGAGGATCCATTTGGTATCTTCGGCCTTGTCCTCACTCCAACTCG TGAACTTGCCCTCCAAATCTACGAACAAATCAAAGCCATCTCCGCCCCCCAAAGCATGAaacccctcctcatcaccggcgGCACCGACATGCGCCCCCAAGCCCTGGCTCTCGCGCAACGCCCACACGTCGTGATCGCCACGCCCGGCCGTCTAGCCGATCACATCAACACCTCGGGCACCGACACCATCCGCGGCCTGAAGCGCGTCCGCATGGTCgttctcgatgaagccgaCCGACTCCTCTCCCCGGGACACGGCAGCATGCTCCCCGACGTCGAAACCTGCCTATCGGCCCTCCCACCCTCCAGCGAGCGccaaaccctcctcttcaccgCAACCCTAACGCCGGAAGTACGCGCACTGAAATCCATGCCCCGGCCGGCCTCCAAACCGCCCATCTTCGTGACGGAAATCTCCACCGAAAACAACGCCTCCATCCCCCCCACCCTCAAACAAACCTACCTCAAAGTCCCCATGACCCACCGCGAAGCCTTCCTCCACGTCCTCCTCTCCACGGAAGCCAACGCCTCCAAACccgccatcatcttctgcaacCACACCAAGACCGCGGACTTGCTGGAGCGTATGCTCCGCCGACTGTCTCACCGTGTTACTTCTCTGCATAGTCTGCTGCCGCAGTCGGAGCGGAACGCCAATCTGGCCAGGTTTCGAGCGTCCGCGGCGAGGTTGCTCGTCGCGACGGATGTGGCGTCTCGTGGTTTGGATATTCCGTCCGTGGAGTTGGTGGTCAATTTCGATGTGCCTAGGAATCCGGATGATTATGTGCATCGGGTGGGTAGAACGGCGCgtgcggggaggaagggtgaGTCGGTGACGTTGGTGGGGCAGAGGGATGTGAGTCTTGTGTTGGCGATTGAGGAGAGGGTCGGGAGGCAGATGGAGGAGTGGAGTGAGGAAGGGGTTAGTGTGGAGGGTCGGGTTGTTAGGACGGGTgtgttgaaggaggttggGGAGGCCAAGAGAGAGGCGAATGGCGAGattgaggaggggagagatgttttggggaggaagaggaataagttgaagaaggtgcGGTAG
- a CDS encoding uncharacterized protein (COG:S;~EggNog:ENOG410PYWD;~SECRETED:SignalP(1-21)), with the protein MLFPTAILITMLLNPFRPCEGSPTFQEEYRNSSYVPVVIDTEWGGQVVAPDTPYVAAAGPNSLYFIDTRFDPETAQHIKLQIERASVPQPNEYIAIDEIKATAQVKNRVTGETTFVFDPPYARVLFASGINRHNPDIKLPEHEPAGDWLVTYNVDELLKTKRASCHSSSL; encoded by the coding sequence ATGCTCTTTCCCACTGCTATACTTATTACCATGCTTCTAAACCCATTCCGACCATGTGAGGGCTCTCCAACCTTCCAAGAGGAATACCGGAATAGTAGTTACGTCCCGGTAGTGATTGACACCGAGTGGGGCGGCCAAGTTGTGGCACCAGATACTCCCTACGTGGCTGCAGCCGGTCCCAACTCCTTATACTTCATCGATACCCGGTTTGACCCCGAGACAGCCCAGCATATCAAGTTACAAATTGAGAGGGCCTCCGTACCGCAGCCAAACGAGTACATCGCCATTGACGAGATCAAAGCCACAGCCCAAGTGAAGAACAGGGTTACCGGCGAAACAACGTTCGTGTTTGACCCTCCCTATGCTCGGGTGCTGTTCGCCAGCGGCATAAACAGGCACAATCCAGACATTAAACTACCGGAACATGAGCCAGCCGGCGACTGGTTGGTGACCTACAACGTGGATGAACTCCTGAAGACAAAGCGCGCATCATGccattcttcatctctctAA
- the rna14 gene encoding cleavage polyadenylation factor subunit RNA14 (BUSCO:EOG09260W52;~COG:A;~EggNog:ENOG410PHT3;~InterPro:IPR003107,IPR011990,IPR008847;~PFAM:PF05843;~TransMembrane:1 (o679-697i);~go_component: GO:0005634 - nucleus [Evidence IEA];~go_function: GO:0005515 - protein binding [Evidence IEA];~go_process: GO:0006396 - RNA processing [Evidence IEA];~go_process: GO:0006397 - mRNA processing [Evidence IEA]) produces the protein MAEDDAEKAFFQAQAMNADSGDYKTVEEQDADSSDSDDYDPSKSLPDQYSVSLTDSNQPDNVPDHDATPSNSNPPEQTTTTTTTTTSTSLPAPPESDPSQPAGNAFPSETPSRAESQTPASGLATGASVPPKTRTIGGFVVEDEDEDEAGEADYEPPAVLGVEDMNTIPSQPISGNANEATSTPDVSLDEAAQVSASTKTAPNSSFPAASKNDVSVASGQELYSASVAPSEQAQDGTTVTPESPSTARGRLPHDRVGILEDRIQEDPRGDIPAWLELINEHRSRNRIDNARDVYERFLKVFPFSAEQWVAYATMESELNELFRLEQIFNRTLLTIADVQLWTVYLDYVRRRNPLTTDTNGQARRIISSAYELALQHIGIDKDSGSIWSDYVQFIRSGPGNVGGSGWQDQQKMDLLRKAYQRAIGVPTQAVNTLWKEYDQFEMGLNKLTGRKFLQEQSPAYMTARSSFTELQNITRDLNRTTLPRLPPVPGSDGDIEFLQQVEIWKRWISWEKGDPLVLKEEDMSVFRTRVVYVYKQALMALRFLPELWFEAAEFCFHNDMETEGNEFLKHGIDGNPESCLLAFKRADWLEINSDSEQDPVKRGAKVREPYDRLLDSLYDLIAKARTREQQDVAHLEETFAKMNPEKQPTKNEDDEDDQSEAKARESVKNAQIDAVRQAHAIQIGILSKTISFAWIALMRAMRRIQGKGKPGEMPGSRQIFADARKRGRITSDVYIASALIEYHCYKDPAATKIFERGAKLFPEDENFALEYLKHLIDINDVINARAVFEMTVRKLASNPENVQKTKPIFAFLHEYESRYGDLVQVINLENRMRELFPEDPTLEQFAHRYATPGFDPTAVRPIISPSQTRPKMAYPAEQAISRHATPTARYQDASATDSPKRQLDDFDDDMARPRKFVRAESPLKTTQRRQLDQKRTQQTMGVPSGGQFRSQGSPAPLPRDIVYLLSIIPSASAYNAGKFSPERMVDLIRRIDMPSSISQIPLPRGLGAGQTPQSFPGIYRS, from the exons AtggctgaagatgatgctgaaAAGGCCTTTTTCCAGGCTCAGGCTATGAATGCGGACTCTGGAGACTATAAGACCGTGGAAGAGCAGGATGCAGATAGTTCAGATTCAGATGACTATGATCCTTCCAAATCACTGCCAGATCAGTATTCTGTTTCCTTGACAGATTCCAACCAACCGGACAATGTTCCTGATCATGATGCTACTCCTTCCAATTCCAATCCCCCCGaacaaactactactaccactaccactaccacctctACTTCCCTGCCTGCCCCCCCTGAATCAGACCCTAGTCAGCCAGCTGGCAATGCCTTCCCTTCTGAGACACCTTCACGAGCTGAGTCCCAGACACCAGCATCGGGCCTCGCCACTGGGGCCTCGGTTCCGCCCAAGACCAGGACAATTGGGGGCTTTGTggtcgaggatgaggatgaggatgaggcgggTGAGGCAGATTATGAGCCACCAGCTGTACTAGGTGTCGAAGACATGAATACTATACCTTCGCAACCCATTTCAGGAAATGCAAATGAAGCTACTTCTACCCCTGATGTATCATTGGATGAAGCTGCGCAAGTGTCTGCCAGCACGAAGACTGCCCCTAATAGTTCTTTCCCTGCTGCTTCTAAAAATGATGTGTCGGTGGCTTCGGGCCAGGAATTGTACAGCGCAAGTGTTGCCCCGTCGGAACAGGCGCAGGATGGGACCACCGTGACCCCCGAATCGCCCTCGACCGCCAGGGGCCGCTTGCCTCACGACCGGGTTGGCATCCTGGAAGATCGCATCCAAGAAGACCCCCGTGGTGACATTCCCGCTTGGCTGGAACTGATTAACGAACACAGGAGTCGCAATAGAATTGATAACGCACGCGATGTGTATGAGCGCTTTCTAAAGGTTTTCCCATTTTCT GCTGAGCAATGGGTGGCTTACGCGACAATGGAGTCAGAGCTGAATGAACTCTTCCGCCTGGAGCAAATTTTCAACCGGACTCTGCTGACGATTGCGGACGTCCAACTCTGGACGGTATACCTTGACTACGTTCGTCGCCGGAATCCCCTCACCACCGACACAAACGGACAAGCGAGACGAATCATTTCATCGGCCTATGAATTGGCTCTGCAGCACATCGGTATCGATAAGGATTCGGGGTCCATCTGGTCCGACTACGTCCAGTTCATCCGCTCCGGCCCAGGAAACGTCGGGGGTTCTGGATGGCAGGACCAACAGAAGATGGACCTACTCCGGAAAGCCTATCAACGGGCCATTGGGGTACCCACCCAGGCTGTCAATACTCTCTGGAAGGAGTATGATCAGTTCGAGATGGGCCTGAACAAGCTGACA GGCCGTAAGTTCTTACAGGAGCAGTCTCCGGCGTACATGACCGCCCGCAGCTCCTTCACTGAATTGCAGAACATCACCAGGGACCTCAACCGGACAACGCTGCCGAGGTTACCTCCAGTTCCGGGTTCGGACGGTGATATCGAGTTCCTGCAACAGGTCGAGATCTGGAAGCGCTGGATCAGTTGGGAGAAGGGCGACCCGCTTGtcttgaaggaggaggacatGAGTGTTTTCCGGACGCGTGTGGTTTATGTCTATAAGCAAGCACTTATGGCCCTTAGGTTCCTTCCCGAGCTGTGGTTTGAAGCTGCTGAGTTCTGCTTCCACAACGACATGGAGACCGAAGGGAACGAGTTCTTGAAGCACGGCATTGACGGCAACCCAGAAAGCTGCTTGCTTGCATTCAAGCGTGCGGACTGGCTGGAAATCAACTCTGATTCCGAGCAGGATCCCGTCAAGCGCGGCGCCAAAGTCAGAGAACCCTACGACCGACTCCTCGATTCGCTTTACGATCTGATCGCCAAAGCCCGGACTCGCGAGCAGCAAGATGTTGCTCATCTCGAAGAGACCTTCGCAAAGATGAATCCCGAGAAGCAACCGACAAAGaatgaggacgatgaggacgatcAGAGTGAGGCAAAGGCGAGGGAGTCCGTCAAGAACGCACAGATCGACGCGGTCCGCCAAGCACATGCCATACAGATTGGTATCCTTTCCAAAACCATATCCTTCGCCTGGATTGCTCTGATGCGCGCCATGCGCCGCATCCAGGGTAAGGGCAAGCCTGGGGAGATGCCGGGTTCGAGACAGATCTTTGCAGATGCGCGCAAGCGGGGTCGCATTACCAGTGATGTCTACATTGCCAGTGCTCTTATTGAGTATCATTGCTACAAGGACCCCGCCGCAACCAAGATCTTCGAGCGTGGTGCGAAGCTGTTCCCTGAAGATGAAAACTTTGCGCTGGAATACTTGAAGCATCTCATTGACATTAACGACGTTATCA ATGCACGGGCTGTTTTCGAGATGACGGTCAGGAAACTCGCTTCTAATCCCGAGAACGTCCAGAAGACGAAGCCTATCTTTGCCTTCCTCCACGAATACGAGTCGCGGTACGGTGACCTTGTGCAAGTGATTAATCTCGAAAACCGCATGCGCGAGCTGTTCCCGGAGGACCCCACGCTGGAGCAATTCGCACACCGATACGCGACCCCTGGCTTTGACCCCACTGCTGTGCGACCCATTATTTCTCCCTCTCAGACACGGCCCAAGATGGCATACCCGGCCGAGCAAGCCATTTCCCGTCATGCCACGCCTACAGCGCGGTACCAGGACGCGTCTGCGACAGACTCGCCTAAACGCCAGCTGGATGACTTCGATGACGACATGGCTCGGCCGCGCAAGTTCGTGCGTGCCGAGTCTCCCCTCAAGACGACGCAGCGACGCCAGCTGGATCAGAAGCGCACGCAGCAGACCATGGGTGTCCCATCCGGGGGCCAGTTCCGGTCACAAGGATCACCGGCACCTCTGCCGCGCGACATCGTTTATCTTCTCAGCATTATACCTTCTGCCTCAGCATACAACGCGGGGAAGTTCTCTCCGGAAAGGATGGTCGATCTGATTCGGAGGATCGATATGCCCAGTTCGATCTCCCAGATTCCGCTTCCACGGGGACTGGGAGCGGGACAGACGCCACAGTCATTTCCAG GCATCTACCGTTCATGA